The sequence gtggggcaggagcagaggccgtcctgccctgggctcccacGGCCCCACGCGGGGCGCCCCGAGCTCTGCTGCCGCCGGGCTGCTGGGCCTCCGTGCCTGTGAACGACACGCGGGAGCAGACACAAGGCCCCCAGGCCACCGTGGCCACATCGCGTCGGTGAGACGTGCTTGGGGAGGACGAAGCCGCACGGGGAGCCGCCTCCAGCTGTGGTGGGAGAGGGCTCCTGCCCCTGAGGGGGGCCCACGGGGGCTCAGGGGTGCAGGAGGCATGGGGAGAGGCCTACCCGCGCACTCGCAGGCTCAGCACCGGCACCTGCTGTCCCTGCACCtgctgcacctgcacctgctgtCCGGCCCGTGGGGGGCAGCGCTCTGCTCAGTCCCCCGCTGCTGCCCGAGGGCACGCGCTGTGCTTTGTCCACAGCGATGGCCAAGAGCAGGGACGGTGTCCGGtcctgggagggggggggcaCGGCGGCCGCCCTTACCTCCATCTCCAGTGCCTGGGAGCTGCGGGGCGTGACCGGGGCGTGACCTGCCCGCCGCCCGGGGGCGACCGTCGTGGGCCTGGCGGCCGCGGCGCAACAAACACCAGGCACAATCCTGTCCAATAAAAAGGTTTTAGTGTCGAGGAGATTTTAATTTCATGTCACAGAATCATTTCATCTTCGGTCCTTTAAGGCCACACTCAGGACGCTGGGTCCACACAGGGCCCGTAGGACAGCAGTTGGTAGGCTGGGGGTGAGCCCCGTGCCCAGGCCGCCCCACCTGTGCTCAGTCCTCCCACTGCCGGATTCGAGGGCCACCTTTGCCTCCAGGCCCGCACAAGGCCTTGGATGCAGAGCGGACACTCCCACTTGGAAGATGAcccttttccattttctggatCTTTTTCAGATCTctgtggaaatctttttttttttttttttttaaataatctccacactcaacctggggctcgaactcatgaccctgggatcaatcAAGTCACGCGCTCCACCTGTGGAGGCGCCAGAGGCCCCTGTGTGGAAACTCGATGCCCGCGGATTCTTCTTCCCGGAGCGCTGAACAAATGCATCTACTGCGTTTGGGAGGCATCCGGCTGAGCCGGGCCGTCAGACACATTTCCGAGGCTCTGAGTGGAAGCCACAGGGCTGTGAACTCAGCTGgccccacaccccccgcccctctGTGGAGCTTTGGGGGAGCTCAGTGGTTCCATTCCGATATCCTAAATCAAAGCTTAATCTGGTAATTGAGTAAAAAGTAGTTCAGGTCAAAATTGTAGGTTTATAGTCTCCAAGAGAGAAATGCCAGATCACCTCTACTCCGAAACAGTTCTCGGTGTTCCTAAAAACGTGTTGTATTCAGTAAGGCCCAAACTGGGAAACCCAGCTTGCAGGTAGAACACAACGTCCCACCAATcttgcacccccccaccccccgcaaagTGCCACCAGCACACGTGGCACGCAGATGCCCTTGGCTGGCTCCCGGGGTCCCGAGCCCCGGGCATTTTAAGCAGCCAGGCGGCTGGATTTCACCAAGGCTCGCCAAGCAGGCCACTTGGCTGTCACGAGGGTGCAGCTAAGGAAGGACCCCTCATCCTACACTTCTGCAATCGAGGCTCCGGACTGGAATGTAGGCCTGTAGGCTTATTTCTATTGAATTCTTGGTGGTATTCGGACGTTTAGGTGAACAAACCACACTAAAAATACAGAGGAAACCGAATTCCTCAAGAGGTCGAAGGGCATGAGGTTTTTACCTACGTTAACAAGGCAAGACCAGCACGCGCGGTTGTAGCACAAGAGTGGCCAGAGGCAACCTGCACACAAAGGGGCCAGCTCGGTTCCAATAAACTTTATTTGGTCACACTGAAATTTGatttcaatataattttcaaatgtcacaaaatagtctttttttttccccacttaaaaatgtaaaaacccttCTTAGCTTTTAAGCTTTTTAAGAGGTAAACTGAGGTACATCAAATTTTTGAAGAGTTTCTTTGAGCAAACATGGACTGGAACCGGGCAGCGCCCAACTGAAAAACTGGGAGCTCCGTGCTGCCAGGAGCGGGAAGAGGGGCTGCCAGAGAAGATGCAGAGCAGAGCTAGGAACCCGGCTGACTGCTTGTGGCTTGGGATCTGTGTTCGTCCCTAAACCCACGCCCTCAGAGGAGTGCATTTACAGGAGCGGACTCTGGCTTAGACTGTGACCTGCCACCCGGCCTATGGCCTGCATGCCTGCTTTCACAGGCCGCAGGCTGCATCTTGCCCCCTGGCCGGCTGTGCCAGCCCCGATCGAGGGCCATGTCCATCTAGAGAGAGAATCCAGGTGCAGATTTAGGTGGAACCCTCTGGGCCTTCTGGCTGGTCTGCAGTTGCTGTTGGGAGGATGGCATCCTGCCCAGGTTGAATACATAGAACCTCCGACCCTGGCGTCCTACTACCCAGAGGTGGCAGAGAGGATTCCTTTCTGGGGATGGCACATTCAGCGACCAGGCTGCCTAGGGCACGTGGGCCCACAAAGTCCCTGGTCCCCTTGCATTGACGCCTTTGGACACAAGTTCTGGGCGGAGTAGGGACAGCTGAAGAGGCTGTTACAGCTACTGAAATGGGCACAATGACCTCATGGTGTCCTGCTCCTGGAGAGGGACCACCTCTAAAGGTGCAGGTACAGGCTGGGGGGCAATCCCCCCTAGAACCAGCACTGCCGCCTGAGAGCACGTCACACATGGTGCCCGGCTATGACTGGGCTGACGTGCTACAGGGCGGAGATCCCTGTCAACGTGCCAGGAACCAAACCTGATGGACCAGACCACCCCAAACTCTGCTGTTCCCTATGCCAGATAATTCTGGAACCTCCTAGCTCAAACACAGGGCCAGCCAGCCCTTTTTTCACCTGATACAAATCCATAACCTGATACTGGGCTGTACCACACGTGCCCATCAAGCCTGTGTCTCGGGGAACTACCCACAGGCTTAACCAGACCAGTGTGCTGGTGACCCAAGTCATGTGTTGCAATACTCAAGTGACTGACCTGTGTCCCTCTGGATTACCTTTGTCTATGTTGAAGAAACGGGCCTCTCCACGGGGACAGGGAGGGGTCTTTGGCCCAAATTTTGCCCCGGTGGTAACTGGCAATGACACCACAGATGGGCAGGTCTTGAGTGAGTGGAAGTGGGCAGTAGCCAATCTAAGACTTCTGGTCCCCTCGAACTTTCTCACAGTGGTGAGTCCAGGACGCTAGGGCGAGGCCGGCACCAGAATTGGTTAGCCCCATCCTGCTGGTGAGCCCACGGCCTCCATCTCCACCAGCCTCTGGGAACAGGCTACAGGCTTACCTGTCAGTCTGCAGACCCGCCCTATTCCGGCAGTTTGCACAGCAGGAGGAACGaagcaggaggaacagaggaagcgTGGGAAGCAGCAGTAACAGGACACACCCTGGCCTCTTGGTAGCATCTGCTGGGCTCTCAGGAGCCGTCCCTGCGGTGCCGAGTCTGCCTGGGTCCGGCTGGAGATGCTGGCTCGGGGTCTGTGTGGGAGGGGAGTGGCTCTCGTACACAGTTCATCTCTTCCGATCGCCCTGTAACGACGCTCAGATAAGCGCGACTCTGGATTCCAGGGACAGTGACGTCCCAGACTCACAGAGCAGGTCCCTAGGCCCGGGTGCTACTCTTGGAGTCGTGTGCAGATCGAGCTCCTCTTGCTGGCACCAGGCCCGCTGGCTGATCCCCAGCTTGCTCTGATGGGAGCGGACTTGGAAGAGGAGGAGTCAGGTGAAGAAGATGGGAGGAAGGAGTTCTAGGCACGTCTCTCTGGGCTCCCGCTATCGCGAGCTAACACCCCCACCACTGAAGCCAGCCCGAGGACCTGGCGCGGAGGGAAGACCCTCTGGGTAACTGCTAAGCTACGGGTCTGGCAAAGCTGGCCAGGACTCCTCCTCATCCACAGGGCCTGGGTCTTCCCTCTGTGAACTCGGAACTCTATGCACGAGCACCCTGACTTGAGGGACACAGGCTTTGCTGAGTGGGATAAAGTCACACATTCCACCAAAAAAACATCCACTTGGTATGCATTTggacattttcttaataatttgcaACCTATCCCCACATTCCAAATTCTTGTTAGTATAAACGATATAAAATACATGAAGTTAAGGCTGCAGGTTTATTCACatttatacacatttataaagGGAAGTGCTCTATCCCATGTGAATTTTTTGATGCTGAGTAAGCCTGGAGCTCCGATTAAAAGCTTtgccacattcattacatttgtaaggtttctctccggtgtgaattctctgatgtatGATTAGATGCGAGCGCCACCtgaatattttctcacattcgtTACATTTATGCAGTTTCTTTACAGTGCTGACTTTTTTACGGCTCACATGGGTAGAAGCTTCCAAGGTATTCCCGTATTCATGATACCACTGAGCACGAGTGTGAATCCTCTGGTGCTCGATGAGATAGGAGCTCCGactgaaggccttcccacactcACTGCACCCATAGGGCTTCACTCCTGCGTGGATGATCTGGTGCTGGAAAAGGGTTGAGTTTTGACTGAATGCTTTCCCGCACTCGGTACACTTGTAGGGTCTCTCCCCAGTGTGGACCCTTTGATGGATCGTGAGCTGTGTGCTCATACTGAAAGCTTTTCCGCATTCCAGGCACTCGTACGGCTTCTCTCCCTTATGGATTCTCTGATGGTAAATGAGACTGGAGCTCTGGCTGAAGGCCTTTCCACAGTCACTACACTCATAGGGTTTCTccccagtatgaattctctggtgCTGAATTAGGTGGGAGCCCTGGACAAAGCCTTTCCCGCACTCCTCACATTTAAATGGCTTTTCTCCAGTGTGAGTTCTCTGGTGGCGAATAAGCCGTGAGCTACAACCAAAGGCTTTTGCACACTTGTTGCatttataaggtttctctccGGTGTGGGTCAGCTGGTGCTGACTCAGGCGAGACACCCAcctgaaggccttcccacactcGTCACACTTAAATGGCTTCTCTGTAGCGTGTATTCTCTGATGTGCAACAAGGCTGGGGCTATCTGGGTTCCTTGGAAGTTGAGGTTTGTCCCCAGCGTGCATCCGCTGGTGCTGGGCCAGGGTTGAGCTCTGGCTGAAGGCCTTCCCGCACTCCTGGCACTGGTAGGGCCTCTCTCCAGTGTGGGTCCGCTGGTGTCTGACCAGCTGAGACTGCTGGCTGAAGGCCTTTCCACACTCCCGGCAGCCATAGGGCCTCTCCCCCGTGTGGACCCTCTGGTGGTGGATGAGGCTGGAGCTCTGACCAAAGGCCTTTCCACACTCCTCACACCGgtagggcttctctccagtgtgaattctttGATGCTGAATAAGTTTTGAACTCAGACGGAAGGCTTTTCCACACTCGATGCATTTGAATGGCTTCTCACCAGTGTGGATCCTCTGATGCTGATTAAGCTGTGAGCACAACCTGAAGACCTTCCCACACTCCTCACATTCATACGGCTTCTCTCCGTGGCAGTTACCTCGAGGCTTCCCCTGCAAACAATCGGGTACTTTTGTTTTACACTCCGGACATGTGTTTGGTTTCTTTCGTGTATCAATTTCTCGACGCAGTGCAATGTCTGAAGCAGACCGGAAGCTTCGGCCACACACGTCACACCTTCGGGACGTCCCTTCTGCACCTCCTGGACTTTCGCCAGGCTGACAACCCAGGCCACCACTGCTCTCCAGCTCACCACATCCCTGGGCACCCTCCCTTGTGAAGGTCTTCCTGGGAGCCACAGTCCCTGTGCTCAGGCGGTTTCTCTGGAGAGAGCCTGGCTTACTCTCTGACCAGACTGCACCATCAGAGGGATCGCTAAAGCTAGAACTCTGAGGAAAAGCCGGTGGGGGGCTTCTGACCATTGCCGCACAGGGTTCTGATTTTAGAACATCCACGTCCTCACCGGCCTGCTCGCTCGCAATCCCACCTGCAGaatctgaaacagaaaataagatgtCCGTTGTCCCCTGTGCTCGAGAGACAGGACAGAGACCAGCGTGGGGATGGGGGGTGCGGGTCATCCCTGGGAACGGAGCACCCTCCCAGGACAGGCTGCATCAAGCAAGGATAGACCCACATGGAAAAACACTTCCAGAAGTCATGCCTTTGACAGCGCCCAAAATTTGGTGTCACTAATACTTTTCACTTTCTGCGTTCATCCCACTACCATGTGCTCCTGCGTGCAGGCACGTGAGCGGACATCCATCCTGTGGGGAACTGGTACGAGTGAAAACCCATGAAGCAGCAGTGATCTTGAGAGCCTGCCAAGTGTGGCCAGAGGCTCCTGGATCCAGAGGAGGTGAAGTGAGGGGAAGagggatttattatttatttttatttgtttttaaaggttttatttactcatgagaaacacagaaagagacagagactcaggcagcgggagaagcaggctccctgcggggaacccaatgtgcacttggtcccaggaccccggggtcatgcgctgagccgaaggcagatgcctaaccactgagccccccaggtgtcctgtgAAGAGGGATTTAGAACTATGAGCAGAGGAACAGGCAGGCTCTGAGGATGACAAGGCTGGACAGCTGCTGAGGGGCACCCCAGGGATGAGTCTGAGAAGTGGGGTTCTGAGTGAAATCCTCCAGGGGGCCAGTCACAGGGTTCCTGGTGGTTCCTAACATCAATGCCCTCACCAGCTCCAGCGATCGCAGTTCTGGGTGGTCCCAGGTGACGAAAAGGCCATCACACTGAGCATCTTCTGTGGGTAAGGAACAGGGTTCCAGCCATTCCTCACTTAGTCTTCATGACAATCCAATGAGACCAGTAGTGGACCCCGCCCCCCATAAGGAACCTGTGGCCCCTCAGACACACAGCCAAGGAGAGAACTAGGAATGGACCTGGGTCTGTCCTCCCACCACTTGCCCTTTcaacctctctcctctctgtgccctTAGGACATGGGGACTCTCCtgactggtctttttttttttttttttttaaagattttatttatttattcatgatagtcacagagagaaagagacagagagagagagaggcagagacataggcagagggagaagcaggctccatgcaggaagcctgacgtgggattcgatcccgggtctccaggatcgtgccctgggccaaaggcaggcgctaaaccactgcgccacccagggatcccctgactggTCTTCACTGCACAATCCTACACCCTTCACGGGGCAGGGCTGGCCGTGTGGCACTGgccccctcaccctctgcccaggACTCCCTTTGCTCTGCAGCTGAGAAAACGGGCAAGCTCTGCTTTCCACCGCCTCCTACTGGAGAGCAGAGGCCCCTACGGACGCCAACGGAGACCATGGTGGAGATGGCTGCAGCCTTGGGGCTGGGACCTCCTGCTCAGAGGAAATGCTAACCCCACGGGGCTAAAGCAGCCACAAATGCACCCGACCACTCTGGGGTCGGCCTCCATCTGGTTCCCTATGACCGAGTCTGAgaagccccctgccccagcctcaggGGCTCCCCACTTCAGGTCcacttctccctgcctctgctgaCTGCTGACACCCTCTGACAAAGACCCTCCAGCCGAGCCCAGCCCAGGCTCCCGAGCCTTTCTCGATCAGGCCTCAACCCTGGCCCGTAAGGGACAACACACCAATGCTGCTTCTTGCAGCTCAAGGCTGCACCCCTAGGATGGCTCTGCCTCCCGTAAGGTGTGTGCCTGGGAAAACTCAAGGCTGCCAGCACAACCGACCGCTTGTTCCAGCCACACCTGAGGGACAGGGAGTCTCCCAACCTCTGTGGGAGAGCAGGACCCAACTCCTACAGGCAGTGGTCAGCAAGCCCAGGTGGGTGTCACAGGGCCCAGCCCTCGCCCACTCACCCCTGCCTGCCCCGGCCACATCTGAACAGATGGAAGCCGTGTTCACCCACACTGGACTCTTCCCCATCACAAAAACTACTATGGATTAAAAACACATCCTCACCATTTTAACCACCACTGGGCCGTTTGTGTGTGTGACACTGCCCACAGGCACCCCTGGGGACTCCTAACTGAAGCCCAGAGTTCACCCTCCCCTGGAACTTGAGAGCTCTTATCTGCAAACTCTAGGTAACCCCTGAAGAGATGCAAgcacatgtttaaaaaaacagcttCACTCTGGAAGTGGTTTTGCCTCAGAGAACAGACGTTGTGTCCCGGCAGGCTGGGGACAGGTGTGGTGATGGTGGGTCGGGGTGCAGCTCCGCACCTTCCTGCCACTCCGGGCCACTCCTCGGCGATCTGCTGCACCAGGCGCAGGTAACACCTTGGGCACATAAGTTTCTCTAACACGTTCCACACATTTTCGTCTGTGAGGCTGTGCTCCTGCCCTGTGCTATCAGGCTCAGAGCAGGTCTAcacatttcatgttttctttgctG comes from Canis lupus familiaris isolate Mischka breed German Shepherd chromosome 13, alternate assembly UU_Cfam_GSD_1.0, whole genome shotgun sequence and encodes:
- the ZNF7 gene encoding zinc finger protein 7 isoform X5 — its product is MNEASGGQMLQCCGRFGLTLYPCQRTSEVPPPGHMDANPPSLMEAVTFGDVAVHFSREEWQCLDPGQRALYKEVMLENHSSVAGLAGFLVFKPELISRLEQGQEPWVLDLKGVEGREGARTFLTDSAGGIASEQAGEDVDVLKSEPCAAMVRSPPPAFPQSSSFSDPSDGAVWSESKPGSLQRNRLSTGTVAPRKTFTREGAQGCGELESSGGLGCQPGESPGGAEGTSRRCDVCGRSFRSASDIALRREIDTRKKPNTCPECKTKVPDCLQGKPRGNCHGEKPYECEECGKVFRLCSQLNQHQRIHTGEKPFKCIECGKAFRLSSKLIQHQRIHTGEKPYRCEECGKAFGQSSSLIHHQRVHTGERPYGCRECGKAFSQQSQLVRHQRTHTGERPYQCQECGKAFSQSSTLAQHQRMHAGDKPQLPRNPDSPSLVAHQRIHATEKPFKCDECGKAFRWVSRLSQHQLTHTGEKPYKCNKCAKAFGCSSRLIRHQRTHTGEKPFKCEECGKGFVQGSHLIQHQRIHTGEKPYECSDCGKAFSQSSSLIYHQRIHKGEKPYECLECGKAFSMSTQLTIHQRVHTGERPYKCTECGKAFSQNSTLFQHQIIHAGVKPYGCSECGKAFSRSSYLIEHQRIHTRAQWYHEYGNTLEASTHVSRKKVSTVKKLHKCNECEKIFRWRSHLIIHQRIHTGEKPYKCNECGKAFNRSSRLTQHQKIHMG
- the ZNF7 gene encoding zinc finger protein 7 isoform X1, which codes for MKLLGGRCSSAVAALASPYIPAKERLRLEVPPPGHMDANPPSLMGSLGCWCMSFQEAVTFGDVAVHFSREEWQCLDPGQRALYKEVMLENHSSVAGLAGFLVFKPELISRLEQGQEPWVLDLKGVEGREGARTFLTDSAGGIASEQAGEDVDVLKSEPCAAMVRSPPPAFPQSSSFSDPSDGAVWSESKPGSLQRNRLSTGTVAPRKTFTREGAQGCGELESSGGLGCQPGESPGGAEGTSRRCDVCGRSFRSASDIALRREIDTRKKPNTCPECKTKVPDCLQGKPRGNCHGEKPYECEECGKVFRLCSQLNQHQRIHTGEKPFKCIECGKAFRLSSKLIQHQRIHTGEKPYRCEECGKAFGQSSSLIHHQRVHTGERPYGCRECGKAFSQQSQLVRHQRTHTGERPYQCQECGKAFSQSSTLAQHQRMHAGDKPQLPRNPDSPSLVAHQRIHATEKPFKCDECGKAFRWVSRLSQHQLTHTGEKPYKCNKCAKAFGCSSRLIRHQRTHTGEKPFKCEECGKGFVQGSHLIQHQRIHTGEKPYECSDCGKAFSQSSSLIYHQRIHKGEKPYECLECGKAFSMSTQLTIHQRVHTGERPYKCTECGKAFSQNSTLFQHQIIHAGVKPYGCSECGKAFSRSSYLIEHQRIHTRAQWYHEYGNTLEASTHVSRKKVSTVKKLHKCNECEKIFRWRSHLIIHQRIHTGEKPYKCNECGKAFNRSSRLTQHQKIHMG
- the ZNF7 gene encoding zinc finger protein 7 isoform X6 gives rise to the protein MKLLGGRCSSAVAALASPYIPAKERLRLEVPPPGHMDANPPSLMEAVTFGDVAVHFSREEWQCLDPGQRALYKEVMLENHSSVAGLGFLVFKPELISRLEQGQEPWVLDLKGVEGREGARTFLTDSAGGIASEQAGEDVDVLKSEPCAAMVRSPPPAFPQSSSFSDPSDGAVWSESKPGSLQRNRLSTGTVAPRKTFTREGAQGCGELESSGGLGCQPGESPGGAEGTSRRCDVCGRSFRSASDIALRREIDTRKKPNTCPECKTKVPDCLQGKPRGNCHGEKPYECEECGKVFRLCSQLNQHQRIHTGEKPFKCIECGKAFRLSSKLIQHQRIHTGEKPYRCEECGKAFGQSSSLIHHQRVHTGERPYGCRECGKAFSQQSQLVRHQRTHTGERPYQCQECGKAFSQSSTLAQHQRMHAGDKPQLPRNPDSPSLVAHQRIHATEKPFKCDECGKAFRWVSRLSQHQLTHTGEKPYKCNKCAKAFGCSSRLIRHQRTHTGEKPFKCEECGKGFVQGSHLIQHQRIHTGEKPYECSDCGKAFSQSSSLIYHQRIHKGEKPYECLECGKAFSMSTQLTIHQRVHTGERPYKCTECGKAFSQNSTLFQHQIIHAGVKPYGCSECGKAFSRSSYLIEHQRIHTRAQWYHEYGNTLEASTHVSRKKVSTVKKLHKCNECEKIFRWRSHLIIHQRIHTGEKPYKCNECGKAFNRSSRLTQHQKIHMG
- the ZNF7 gene encoding zinc finger protein 7 isoform X8, whose translation is MDANPPSLMGSLGCWCMSFQEAVTFGDVAVHFSREEWQCLDPGQRALYKEVMLENHSSVAGLAGFLVFKPELISRLEQGQEPWVLDLKGVEGREGARTFLTDSAGGIASEQAGEDVDVLKSEPCAAMVRSPPPAFPQSSSFSDPSDGAVWSESKPGSLQRNRLSTGTVAPRKTFTREGAQGCGELESSGGLGCQPGESPGGAEGTSRRCDVCGRSFRSASDIALRREIDTRKKPNTCPECKTKVPDCLQGKPRGNCHGEKPYECEECGKVFRLCSQLNQHQRIHTGEKPFKCIECGKAFRLSSKLIQHQRIHTGEKPYRCEECGKAFGQSSSLIHHQRVHTGERPYGCRECGKAFSQQSQLVRHQRTHTGERPYQCQECGKAFSQSSTLAQHQRMHAGDKPQLPRNPDSPSLVAHQRIHATEKPFKCDECGKAFRWVSRLSQHQLTHTGEKPYKCNKCAKAFGCSSRLIRHQRTHTGEKPFKCEECGKGFVQGSHLIQHQRIHTGEKPYECSDCGKAFSQSSSLIYHQRIHKGEKPYECLECGKAFSMSTQLTIHQRVHTGERPYKCTECGKAFSQNSTLFQHQIIHAGVKPYGCSECGKAFSRSSYLIEHQRIHTRAQWYHEYGNTLEASTHVSRKKVSTVKKLHKCNECEKIFRWRSHLIIHQRIHTGEKPYKCNECGKAFNRSSRLTQHQKIHMG
- the ZNF7 gene encoding zinc finger protein 7 isoform X7, whose protein sequence is MRWSQNGAGTQGSLGCWCMSFQEAVTFGDVAVHFSREEWQCLDPGQRALYKEVMLENHSSVAGLAGFLVFKPELISRLEQGQEPWVLDLKGVEGREGARTFLTDSAGGIASEQAGEDVDVLKSEPCAAMVRSPPPAFPQSSSFSDPSDGAVWSESKPGSLQRNRLSTGTVAPRKTFTREGAQGCGELESSGGLGCQPGESPGGAEGTSRRCDVCGRSFRSASDIALRREIDTRKKPNTCPECKTKVPDCLQGKPRGNCHGEKPYECEECGKVFRLCSQLNQHQRIHTGEKPFKCIECGKAFRLSSKLIQHQRIHTGEKPYRCEECGKAFGQSSSLIHHQRVHTGERPYGCRECGKAFSQQSQLVRHQRTHTGERPYQCQECGKAFSQSSTLAQHQRMHAGDKPQLPRNPDSPSLVAHQRIHATEKPFKCDECGKAFRWVSRLSQHQLTHTGEKPYKCNKCAKAFGCSSRLIRHQRTHTGEKPFKCEECGKGFVQGSHLIQHQRIHTGEKPYECSDCGKAFSQSSSLIYHQRIHKGEKPYECLECGKAFSMSTQLTIHQRVHTGERPYKCTECGKAFSQNSTLFQHQIIHAGVKPYGCSECGKAFSRSSYLIEHQRIHTRAQWYHEYGNTLEASTHVSRKKVSTVKKLHKCNECEKIFRWRSHLIIHQRIHTGEKPYKCNECGKAFNRSSRLTQHQKIHMG
- the ZNF7 gene encoding zinc finger protein 7 isoform X3 → MKLLGGRCSSAVAALASPYIPAKERLRLEVPPPGHMDANPPSLMGSLGCWCMSFQEAVTFGDVAVHFSREEWQCLDPGQRALYKEVMLENHSSVAGLGFLVFKPELISRLEQGQEPWVLDLKGVEGREGARTFLTDSAGGIASEQAGEDVDVLKSEPCAAMVRSPPPAFPQSSSFSDPSDGAVWSESKPGSLQRNRLSTGTVAPRKTFTREGAQGCGELESSGGLGCQPGESPGGAEGTSRRCDVCGRSFRSASDIALRREIDTRKKPNTCPECKTKVPDCLQGKPRGNCHGEKPYECEECGKVFRLCSQLNQHQRIHTGEKPFKCIECGKAFRLSSKLIQHQRIHTGEKPYRCEECGKAFGQSSSLIHHQRVHTGERPYGCRECGKAFSQQSQLVRHQRTHTGERPYQCQECGKAFSQSSTLAQHQRMHAGDKPQLPRNPDSPSLVAHQRIHATEKPFKCDECGKAFRWVSRLSQHQLTHTGEKPYKCNKCAKAFGCSSRLIRHQRTHTGEKPFKCEECGKGFVQGSHLIQHQRIHTGEKPYECSDCGKAFSQSSSLIYHQRIHKGEKPYECLECGKAFSMSTQLTIHQRVHTGERPYKCTECGKAFSQNSTLFQHQIIHAGVKPYGCSECGKAFSRSSYLIEHQRIHTRAQWYHEYGNTLEASTHVSRKKVSTVKKLHKCNECEKIFRWRSHLIIHQRIHTGEKPYKCNECGKAFNRSSRLTQHQKIHMG
- the ZNF7 gene encoding zinc finger protein 7 isoform X4, translated to MKLLGGRCSSAVAALASPYIPAKERLRLEVPPPGHMDANPPSLMEAVTFGDVAVHFSREEWQCLDPGQRALYKEVMLENHSSVAGLAGFLVFKPELISRLEQGQEPWVLDLKGVEGREGARTFLTDSAGGIASEQAGEDVDVLKSEPCAAMVRSPPPAFPQSSSFSDPSDGAVWSESKPGSLQRNRLSTGTVAPRKTFTREGAQGCGELESSGGLGCQPGESPGGAEGTSRRCDVCGRSFRSASDIALRREIDTRKKPNTCPECKTKVPDCLQGKPRGNCHGEKPYECEECGKVFRLCSQLNQHQRIHTGEKPFKCIECGKAFRLSSKLIQHQRIHTGEKPYRCEECGKAFGQSSSLIHHQRVHTGERPYGCRECGKAFSQQSQLVRHQRTHTGERPYQCQECGKAFSQSSTLAQHQRMHAGDKPQLPRNPDSPSLVAHQRIHATEKPFKCDECGKAFRWVSRLSQHQLTHTGEKPYKCNKCAKAFGCSSRLIRHQRTHTGEKPFKCEECGKGFVQGSHLIQHQRIHTGEKPYECSDCGKAFSQSSSLIYHQRIHKGEKPYECLECGKAFSMSTQLTIHQRVHTGERPYKCTECGKAFSQNSTLFQHQIIHAGVKPYGCSECGKAFSRSSYLIEHQRIHTRAQWYHEYGNTLEASTHVSRKKVSTVKKLHKCNECEKIFRWRSHLIIHQRIHTGEKPYKCNECGKAFNRSSRLTQHQKIHMG
- the ZNF7 gene encoding zinc finger protein 7 isoform X9, with translation MDANPPSLMEAVTFGDVAVHFSREEWQCLDPGQRALYKEVMLENHSSVAGLAGFLVFKPELISRLEQGQEPWVLDLKGVEGREGARTFLTDSAGGIASEQAGEDVDVLKSEPCAAMVRSPPPAFPQSSSFSDPSDGAVWSESKPGSLQRNRLSTGTVAPRKTFTREGAQGCGELESSGGLGCQPGESPGGAEGTSRRCDVCGRSFRSASDIALRREIDTRKKPNTCPECKTKVPDCLQGKPRGNCHGEKPYECEECGKVFRLCSQLNQHQRIHTGEKPFKCIECGKAFRLSSKLIQHQRIHTGEKPYRCEECGKAFGQSSSLIHHQRVHTGERPYGCRECGKAFSQQSQLVRHQRTHTGERPYQCQECGKAFSQSSTLAQHQRMHAGDKPQLPRNPDSPSLVAHQRIHATEKPFKCDECGKAFRWVSRLSQHQLTHTGEKPYKCNKCAKAFGCSSRLIRHQRTHTGEKPFKCEECGKGFVQGSHLIQHQRIHTGEKPYECSDCGKAFSQSSSLIYHQRIHKGEKPYECLECGKAFSMSTQLTIHQRVHTGERPYKCTECGKAFSQNSTLFQHQIIHAGVKPYGCSECGKAFSRSSYLIEHQRIHTRAQWYHEYGNTLEASTHVSRKKVSTVKKLHKCNECEKIFRWRSHLIIHQRIHTGEKPYKCNECGKAFNRSSRLTQHQKIHMG
- the ZNF7 gene encoding zinc finger protein 7 isoform X2, yielding MNEASGGQMLQCCGRFGLTLYPCQRTSEVPPPGHMDANPPSLMGSLGCWCMSFQEAVTFGDVAVHFSREEWQCLDPGQRALYKEVMLENHSSVAGLAGFLVFKPELISRLEQGQEPWVLDLKGVEGREGARTFLTDSAGGIASEQAGEDVDVLKSEPCAAMVRSPPPAFPQSSSFSDPSDGAVWSESKPGSLQRNRLSTGTVAPRKTFTREGAQGCGELESSGGLGCQPGESPGGAEGTSRRCDVCGRSFRSASDIALRREIDTRKKPNTCPECKTKVPDCLQGKPRGNCHGEKPYECEECGKVFRLCSQLNQHQRIHTGEKPFKCIECGKAFRLSSKLIQHQRIHTGEKPYRCEECGKAFGQSSSLIHHQRVHTGERPYGCRECGKAFSQQSQLVRHQRTHTGERPYQCQECGKAFSQSSTLAQHQRMHAGDKPQLPRNPDSPSLVAHQRIHATEKPFKCDECGKAFRWVSRLSQHQLTHTGEKPYKCNKCAKAFGCSSRLIRHQRTHTGEKPFKCEECGKGFVQGSHLIQHQRIHTGEKPYECSDCGKAFSQSSSLIYHQRIHKGEKPYECLECGKAFSMSTQLTIHQRVHTGERPYKCTECGKAFSQNSTLFQHQIIHAGVKPYGCSECGKAFSRSSYLIEHQRIHTRAQWYHEYGNTLEASTHVSRKKVSTVKKLHKCNECEKIFRWRSHLIIHQRIHTGEKPYKCNECGKAFNRSSRLTQHQKIHMG